From one Peredibacter starrii genomic stretch:
- the rplT gene encoding 50S ribosomal protein L20, producing MARVKRGFKARQRRNKVLKLAKGFHFDRRTKYKHASETVRRALHYAFIGRRLLKRDVRKLWIVRINAGARMLGTSYSQFISGLKKKDITINRKMLSELAVHDFNAFKAIFEATK from the coding sequence ATGGCACGTGTAAAACGCGGTTTTAAAGCCCGCCAACGTAGAAACAAAGTACTTAAACTAGCGAAGGGTTTCCACTTCGACCGTCGTACGAAGTATAAGCATGCTTCTGAGACAGTTCGTCGTGCTCTTCATTACGCATTCATCGGTCGTCGTCTTCTTAAGAGAGATGTACGTAAGCTTTGGATCGTTCGTATCAATGCTGGAGCTCGTATGCTTGGCACTTCTTACAGCCAGTTCATCTCTGGTCTTAAGAAGAAAGATATTACGATCAACCGTAAGATGCTTTCTGAGCTTGCAGTTCATGACTTCAACGCTTTCAAAGCTATCTTTGAAGCAACTAAGTAA
- the rpmI gene encoding 50S ribosomal protein L35 yields the protein MAKMKTKRAAAKRFKVTATGKIKYKKAHLRHLLVNKSKKAKKDKNTPGYVHPGDYHNAAMCIPYLV from the coding sequence ATGGCTAAGATGAAAACTAAGCGTGCAGCTGCAAAACGCTTCAAAGTAACAGCTACTGGTAAAATTAAGTATAAGAAGGCTCACCTTCGTCACTTACTTGTAAACAAGTCTAAGAAAGCGAAGAAAGATAAGAACACTCCGGGTTACGTTCACCCAGGTGATTATCATAACGCCGCAATGTGTATTCCATACCTAGTGTAG
- the infC gene encoding translation initiation factor IF-3, with amino-acid sequence MNERIRAHEIRLLGDDGKAYGIVTLAQARIMADSEGLDLIEISPNAVPPVVKMMDYGKYKYQIQKKLAEAKKKQVVIEIKEIKFRPNIEKHDMEVKLNHIEKFLDHGDKVKLLMQFRGREMAHKEIGLAKFDEIVKQILEKGAVIEAPSKMMGNRVIAMVAPGKKK; translated from the coding sequence GTGAATGAGAGAATTCGTGCTCATGAAATCCGTTTACTCGGAGACGATGGTAAGGCCTACGGGATTGTTACTCTGGCCCAGGCACGTATTATGGCCGATTCAGAAGGATTGGACCTAATCGAAATTTCTCCGAATGCTGTTCCACCAGTCGTGAAGATGATGGATTACGGTAAGTATAAATACCAAATCCAGAAGAAACTTGCTGAAGCTAAGAAGAAGCAAGTTGTGATCGAGATCAAAGAGATCAAGTTCCGTCCAAACATCGAAAAACACGATATGGAAGTGAAACTGAATCACATTGAAAAATTCCTTGATCATGGGGATAAAGTTAAGCTACTTATGCAATTCCGCGGACGTGAGATGGCCCATAAAGAAATTGGTTTGGCCAAGTTCGATGAAATCGTGAAACAGATCCTTGAGAAGGGTGCTGTGATCGAAGCTCCGTCTAAAATGATGGGGAATCGAGTAATTGCGATGGTTGCCCCAGGCAAGAAAAAATAG
- a CDS encoding 1-acyl-sn-glycerol-3-phosphate acyltransferase, protein MFSDNALDIVLTYPKLQERLQAKPEDVQKIKKLFKEIHGEFSPTLVKSAAAIVDMTFLKLYDGVNLEVPPGMDFHELKKKNHIVLVPNHQSHADYVALTYSMFKNFEVPIRVAAGINLNVFPLGQFFGKAGAFFIRRSFTSDHLYKLTFEGYIYYLLKTDQVVEFFFEGGRTRTGKLLKPKYGLFQMLLEAHSQMKEKPLMFIPVSLAHEHIPEEKAHARELGGGKKVPERGAQLFKLIKLVNKRLGTIHIHFGDPLVMNGFEGDLKEATQKLAFSCFTAVGRGMPITPSSLLALIMLDEPSGALTWKQIEDRAIDVIDYCRALKIPMTPSLDCDSFRDSLRSALDMFIGNKKIEVLKREKLNQVYYVIKDERRVEVLYHKNMILHHFLVPAIINATWFNVFNGSIKDGMQLTRFLMAKRKELKYEFYLPSAKEMIKEALNIISYALGRRVESLEECMKLSSQELYQLATKVRRFSTALSYLYEAYYISSLAVKYLSQENFTQERFIQVAKELFALEIEHGRVVKYPESFAVPIIKDTLIYHQNAKVIDRNEDRTFKVVDQAKLDESIEKFIRDLNDQVAINLKFNKALP, encoded by the coding sequence ATGTTTTCTGATAATGCATTAGATATCGTTTTAACTTATCCAAAACTTCAAGAGCGTCTTCAGGCCAAGCCTGAGGACGTTCAGAAAATTAAAAAGCTATTCAAAGAAATTCACGGAGAGTTTTCTCCGACTTTAGTTAAGTCTGCTGCTGCTATTGTAGATATGACTTTCTTAAAGCTCTATGATGGTGTGAACCTTGAAGTTCCTCCAGGAATGGATTTCCACGAACTAAAAAAGAAAAACCATATTGTGCTCGTGCCTAACCATCAGTCTCACGCGGACTATGTGGCCCTGACTTACAGTATGTTTAAAAACTTTGAAGTTCCAATTCGAGTTGCGGCCGGAATCAACTTAAACGTTTTCCCACTTGGCCAATTCTTCGGTAAGGCCGGCGCGTTTTTCATTCGCCGTTCATTCACTTCAGATCATCTTTATAAGCTCACGTTTGAAGGCTACATCTACTATCTTCTGAAAACCGATCAGGTAGTAGAGTTCTTCTTTGAAGGTGGACGTACCCGTACCGGTAAACTTTTAAAGCCAAAGTACGGTCTGTTCCAGATGCTTCTTGAGGCCCATTCTCAAATGAAAGAGAAGCCTCTGATGTTCATTCCGGTTTCACTTGCTCACGAGCACATTCCGGAAGAGAAGGCCCACGCCAGAGAACTTGGCGGTGGTAAGAAGGTTCCTGAAAGAGGGGCCCAGCTTTTTAAACTCATTAAACTCGTTAACAAGCGCCTGGGTACAATTCACATTCACTTTGGTGATCCACTCGTGATGAATGGCTTTGAGGGTGACTTAAAAGAAGCCACTCAGAAGCTAGCGTTCTCGTGTTTTACGGCCGTGGGCCGTGGCATGCCGATCACACCTTCATCACTTCTTGCTCTCATTATGCTCGACGAACCGTCGGGTGCTCTTACCTGGAAACAAATCGAAGACCGCGCCATTGACGTGATCGATTACTGCCGCGCTCTTAAAATCCCGATGACTCCGTCTCTGGATTGCGATTCTTTCCGTGATTCTCTTCGTTCTGCCCTTGATATGTTTATCGGGAACAAAAAGATCGAAGTTCTTAAACGTGAAAAGCTGAATCAGGTATACTACGTGATTAAGGATGAGCGTCGTGTGGAAGTTCTCTACCACAAGAACATGATCCTTCATCACTTCTTAGTACCTGCTATCATTAATGCTACTTGGTTTAACGTTTTCAACGGTTCAATCAAAGACGGCATGCAACTGACTCGCTTCCTTATGGCAAAACGTAAGGAACTTAAGTACGAGTTCTACCTTCCTTCAGCAAAAGAAATGATCAAAGAAGCTCTGAACATTATCTCTTACGCCCTTGGAAGAAGGGTGGAGTCGCTGGAAGAGTGTATGAAACTCTCTTCGCAGGAGCTTTACCAACTTGCGACTAAAGTTCGTCGTTTCTCGACCGCACTTTCATATCTTTACGAGGCCTACTACATTTCAAGTCTTGCCGTGAAATACCTCTCGCAAGAGAACTTCACACAAGAGCGCTTTATTCAGGTGGCGAAAGAACTTTTCGCGCTTGAGATCGAGCATGGAAGAGTCGTGAAGTACCCAGAGTCATTTGCAGTGCCAATCATTAAAGATACTCTGATTTATCATCAGAACGCTAAAGTGATTGATCGAAACGAAGACCGTACGTTTAAAGTGGTCGATCAGGCGAAACTTGATGAATCGATTGAGAAGTTCATCCGTGATCTAAATGATCAGGTGGCCATTAATCTTAAATTCAATAAGGCCCTGCCGTGA
- a CDS encoding guanosine monophosphate reductase: MGLIFSANDILERSRGLTFDDVLLMPKHSEMNSRRAPNLETKVTKNFTLKTPIISANMDTVTEYQMALKMAELGGLGILHRFMSPEEQVRQVKLLKDAKVLVAASIGVKEDGMRRADMLADAGVDIFTIDIAHGDSVMMFETLDYVKKKYPKIDVIAGNTAMPEGVRGMIEHGADAVKVGIGPGSMCTTRIITGCGVPQLTAVAMCVLEARKHNIPVIADGGIKTSGDIVKAFAAGAQTVMLGSMLSGCLETPGEIEGGRKRYRGMASKDAQVSWRGELPTGMAAEGEARWVNCKGSVENIVHELTGGVRSGMTYLNAFTLADINKNARFMEMTASGMMESKPHGLNL, encoded by the coding sequence ATGGGATTGATCTTCTCAGCAAATGATATTTTGGAAAGATCGCGTGGTCTAACTTTCGATGACGTTCTACTAATGCCTAAGCATTCAGAGATGAACTCTCGTCGTGCTCCAAATCTTGAAACTAAGGTGACAAAAAACTTCACCCTGAAAACTCCGATCATCTCTGCCAACATGGACACAGTTACTGAGTACCAGATGGCGCTAAAGATGGCCGAGCTTGGTGGACTTGGTATTCTTCACCGTTTTATGTCTCCAGAGGAGCAAGTAAGACAAGTGAAGCTTCTAAAAGATGCAAAAGTTCTGGTTGCTGCTTCAATCGGTGTGAAAGAAGACGGTATGAGAAGAGCTGATATGCTGGCAGATGCTGGTGTTGATATCTTCACCATCGATATCGCTCACGGCGACTCGGTGATGATGTTTGAAACTCTTGATTACGTAAAAAAGAAATATCCTAAGATCGACGTGATCGCAGGAAATACAGCGATGCCAGAAGGTGTTCGCGGAATGATCGAGCACGGTGCTGATGCCGTTAAAGTAGGTATCGGTCCAGGCTCAATGTGTACAACTCGTATCATCACTGGTTGTGGTGTTCCTCAGTTAACAGCAGTTGCCATGTGTGTTCTGGAAGCTCGTAAGCATAACATTCCAGTTATTGCTGACGGTGGTATCAAGACTTCAGGTGATATCGTGAAAGCTTTCGCGGCCGGCGCTCAAACAGTTATGCTTGGTTCAATGCTTTCAGGTTGTCTTGAAACTCCAGGCGAAATCGAAGGTGGGCGCAAGCGTTACCGCGGTATGGCCTCTAAAGACGCACAAGTGTCATGGCGTGGCGAACTTCCTACAGGTATGGCCGCAGAAGGTGAGGCACGTTGGGTCAACTGCAAAGGCTCAGTAGAAAATATTGTTCACGAGCTTACTGGAGGCGTGAGATCAGGTATGACCTACCTTAACGCGTTCACATTAGCGGATATTAATAAAAATGCCCGTTTCATGGAAATGACTGCCTCTGGTATGATGGAGTCGAAACCACATGGACTTAACCTTTAG
- a CDS encoding protein-L-isoaspartate O-methyltransferase family protein, which yields MNYEPYLEKLLNYSVSRYHLSPEIAEAYRKSPRHLFIQENYSMEEMYADYPLGIYQDERFISTISQPSFVLLMLDMLDLHPGQKVIELGAGSGWNAALMSHLVGPSGKVISLEIIPDLARATQKNIQKMNLPNLEILLADGAEGYAPEAPYDRGIFTAGASDLPRAFHEQIKVGGKLLFVLKGFRYSDQLLLLEKKADHFESLDTLACSFVPLKGEHETYPEPEFDQIIESRNKILIYPNRPDLPASDRKVVREDSVFFF from the coding sequence ATGAACTACGAACCATATCTCGAAAAACTTCTTAACTATTCCGTCTCCCGTTATCATCTTTCTCCTGAGATCGCAGAGGCCTATCGAAAATCTCCTCGGCATTTATTCATTCAGGAAAATTACAGCATGGAAGAGATGTACGCGGATTATCCTCTAGGGATATATCAGGATGAGCGCTTCATCTCGACTATTTCTCAACCTTCTTTTGTGCTCTTGATGCTCGACATGCTGGACCTTCATCCTGGACAAAAAGTGATTGAATTAGGAGCGGGAAGTGGGTGGAATGCGGCCCTCATGAGTCATCTGGTTGGGCCCTCTGGTAAGGTCATTAGTCTCGAAATAATTCCCGATCTCGCTCGGGCGACCCAGAAAAATATTCAAAAAATGAATCTTCCTAATTTAGAGATTTTGCTAGCGGATGGAGCAGAAGGATATGCGCCGGAAGCACCCTACGATCGGGGAATTTTCACTGCCGGAGCTTCAGATTTACCTCGCGCTTTTCATGAGCAAATCAAGGTTGGAGGAAAACTTTTGTTTGTACTAAAAGGTTTTCGTTACTCTGATCAGCTCCTTTTGTTGGAGAAAAAAGCGGACCATTTTGAGTCTCTGGACACTCTGGCCTGTAGTTTTGTTCCTTTGAAAGGGGAGCATGAAACTTATCCTGAACCAGAATTCGATCAGATCATTGAAAGCCGCAACAAAATCTTAATATATCCGAACCGCCCGGATTTGCCGGCAAGTGATCGAAAAGTCGTGAGGGAAGATTCGGTATTTTTCTTCTAG
- a CDS encoding Na/Pi cotransporter family protein, with product MEAFTIIYTLLGGLGIFFFGMKFMSDGLQAVAGDVIRKIINSITSNRFMAVGVGLLVTCIIQSSSVTTVMTVGFVNAGLMNLTQAIGVIFGANIGTTITGWIISIKVDKYGLLLVGLGFIPGLFSKSEKWQHLGRAVLGVGLVFIGLQTMSSAFVPLRDNQAFLDSIAYFSGEHYGAYIASILMGCLLTMIVQSSSAMLGITMALATSGVIPYHTAVTLVLGENIGTTVTAILASIGATVNAKRAARAHALFNVFGVCVMLMILPYYFDIVNSLIPQDARYIAPDGSAPYVAQHIALAHTLFNLTATLLFIPFINQLAALVTKLTPDRAEKEVPHLLMLGDPSNMLPAASMAQAESEIKKMRDIVERMYKLNREFWFKDDYDPKMLAKIIDYERITDNIHKEITVFLCYVMEKPMSHHQSEQIQAMIKITDELESVADYIERLANYRDRFKSNEKLDGESRTEFFSFMDEVWVFFEMVSIGFQNSEDMDMSRIEAKSHELQLWADSMREKHLDRISKGNYLPVTALTYSDMVVALRKIRAHSLLMAGAIENFNSKHE from the coding sequence ATGGAAGCATTTACTATTATTTACACCCTGTTAGGGGGCCTTGGGATTTTCTTCTTCGGAATGAAATTCATGTCTGATGGTCTGCAAGCGGTGGCCGGAGACGTGATTCGGAAGATTATTAATTCCATCACTTCTAACCGGTTTATGGCGGTTGGAGTAGGGCTACTAGTTACTTGTATTATTCAGTCTTCTTCTGTCACAACTGTTATGACCGTGGGTTTCGTAAACGCCGGTCTTATGAATTTGACCCAAGCGATTGGGGTCATTTTCGGTGCTAATATTGGTACCACAATCACGGGTTGGATCATCTCCATCAAAGTCGACAAATACGGACTTCTTCTTGTTGGTCTTGGCTTCATTCCAGGTCTTTTTTCAAAATCAGAAAAATGGCAACATTTGGGCCGCGCTGTTCTAGGTGTGGGTCTGGTTTTCATTGGTCTTCAAACCATGTCGAGCGCCTTTGTCCCTCTTCGTGACAATCAGGCCTTTTTAGATTCGATTGCTTATTTCTCTGGCGAGCATTACGGCGCTTATATTGCTTCAATCTTGATGGGTTGTTTACTCACGATGATTGTTCAATCGTCTTCTGCCATGCTGGGGATTACGATGGCCCTCGCAACTTCTGGAGTCATCCCATATCATACAGCTGTGACGTTAGTTCTTGGTGAAAACATTGGAACAACAGTTACCGCGATTCTTGCTTCTATTGGTGCCACTGTTAATGCTAAAAGAGCGGCACGAGCTCACGCGCTTTTCAATGTTTTCGGTGTTTGCGTGATGCTCATGATCCTTCCTTATTATTTTGATATCGTGAATTCTCTGATTCCTCAGGACGCCCGCTATATTGCTCCTGATGGATCGGCACCTTATGTGGCCCAGCATATCGCTCTTGCTCACACTCTATTTAATTTGACGGCGACATTGCTTTTCATCCCTTTCATCAACCAATTGGCAGCACTGGTGACGAAACTCACTCCGGACAGAGCCGAGAAAGAAGTTCCTCATCTATTAATGCTTGGTGATCCTTCTAACATGCTACCTGCGGCCTCAATGGCACAAGCAGAGTCAGAAATTAAGAAGATGCGAGATATCGTTGAGAGAATGTACAAACTCAATCGTGAATTCTGGTTCAAAGATGATTACGATCCAAAGATGCTCGCCAAAATCATCGATTATGAGCGCATCACGGATAATATTCATAAAGAAATCACAGTTTTCCTTTGTTACGTGATGGAAAAACCGATGTCGCACCATCAGTCGGAACAAATTCAGGCCATGATCAAAATTACTGATGAGCTTGAAAGTGTCGCCGATTATATCGAGCGTCTGGCAAATTATCGCGATCGTTTCAAGTCGAATGAAAAACTTGATGGTGAAAGCCGTACTGAGTTCTTCAGTTTTATGGACGAAGTATGGGTCTTCTTTGAGATGGTCAGCATTGGCTTCCAAAACTCTGAGGATATGGACATGAGCCGTATTGAGGCCAAGTCTCATGAGCTTCAGCTTTGGGCCGATAGTATGCGTGAGAAGCATTTGGATCGAATTTCAAAAGGAAACTATTTACCAGTAACCGCACTGACTTATTCAGATATGGTTGTGGCCCTTAGAAAAATTCGTGCTCACTCGCTTCTTATGGCCGGGGCCATTGAGAACTTCAATTCTAAACACGAGTAA
- a CDS encoding NAD(P)-binding domain-containing protein, which yields MLNRLQLWNFESGKLNNDELASHAFVLRTCQRTLVLAYDIYPFHHEKLPEHALVEGQDAYLFLLETICGLKSKLIGENEIVGQFKEAYKIYASSTLKDTKLLLILEKLFKDAKEIRTQYLIGISQKTYASLTRRHLISRAKAKHVVVIGSGAMAEDLINQFKKKAQITICARNAERVAELANTHGLNIIPWENRDILVTEPFIANTVGANSVLFDEHFFHTWSKLENRLFVDLGAPSTIKTPLTFEEGVVRLDDIFSEGAVIESQKQAQIALAKAAMLSLTMKRQSLFQEKFGTSSTLITPQINADVRYL from the coding sequence ATGTTAAATCGCCTCCAGCTCTGGAACTTTGAATCAGGTAAGCTCAACAATGATGAGCTGGCCAGTCATGCATTTGTACTCCGTACATGCCAGCGCACACTCGTTTTAGCATATGATATCTACCCTTTTCACCACGAAAAACTTCCCGAGCACGCATTGGTTGAAGGTCAGGACGCTTACTTATTTCTGCTGGAAACAATTTGTGGTCTTAAAAGTAAACTTATAGGTGAAAATGAAATCGTGGGCCAGTTCAAAGAAGCGTACAAAATCTACGCCTCTTCGACCCTGAAAGACACGAAACTTCTTCTAATCCTGGAAAAGCTTTTCAAAGACGCCAAAGAAATCCGCACTCAGTACTTGATCGGTATTTCTCAAAAGACCTACGCTTCTCTTACTCGCAGACACCTCATCTCTCGCGCAAAAGCTAAGCATGTTGTGGTCATTGGCTCTGGGGCCATGGCGGAAGACCTTATCAATCAATTTAAGAAAAAAGCTCAGATTACAATCTGTGCCCGTAACGCTGAACGAGTGGCAGAACTTGCTAATACTCACGGCTTGAATATCATTCCTTGGGAAAACCGAGATATTCTTGTCACTGAGCCGTTTATTGCCAATACCGTTGGTGCGAACTCAGTTCTTTTCGATGAACACTTCTTCCATACCTGGTCGAAGCTTGAAAATCGTCTGTTCGTTGACCTTGGTGCCCCTTCTACAATCAAGACGCCACTTACTTTCGAAGAGGGTGTTGTGCGTCTAGATGATATCTTTTCTGAAGGCGCAGTGATTGAGAGTCAAAAACAAGCTCAGATCGCTCTCGCTAAAGCTGCGATGCTTTCACTCACGATGAAGCGTCAGTCACTTTTCCAAGAAAAATTCGGCACTTCTTCTACCCTTATCACTCCTCAAATCAATGCGGACGTGAGATACCTCTAG
- the hemC gene encoding hydroxymethylbilane synthase: MKNELERISGEKFELVLIKTQGDQITNKPLWQLEGKDFFTKELDEALLAGEVDLVIHSYKDLGSERPAGIKLAAVTERRFAHDILLIPQKNVDALKNWSGDFIVGTSSPRRIVNLTRSLNEYIPGKPTIKCETLRGNINTRIKKLQDGQYHAITLALAGIERLAHTEKSHAELSELLAGMNYLVLPQSTFPSAASQGALGIEMQEGRNDGGKLFGYISKLAHPRTVEEVYRERKAFKEYGGGCHLAVGIHVRQIGDTFLNVHAGEVDGKRIDKKWLENSNHPKVTGKLFVGLPFGSEPGIVYDEYLEKKPEAKQLTLDKKHLFVTSRYCVDTLKNSTKPQGLWAAGTKSLRDLVAQGFWVNGTSDSLGTDDLVALKSSKALKIIHPHLDESWNVLTHHMGTSDLGEVIGCYERVEKHVTPEYHQKLKEVGACYWTSFPQYQAFMLKFPELSHAHHFCGLGKTWQEFQKAGVRVHTVASMEEFYSLGK, encoded by the coding sequence ATGAAGAACGAACTTGAGCGCATTTCCGGCGAGAAGTTCGAACTTGTTTTGATCAAAACTCAAGGTGATCAAATTACCAATAAACCTTTGTGGCAATTAGAAGGAAAAGACTTCTTCACAAAAGAATTGGATGAAGCTCTCCTTGCTGGCGAAGTTGATCTCGTTATTCACTCATACAAAGATCTTGGTTCTGAACGTCCGGCAGGGATTAAACTAGCGGCCGTAACAGAAAGAAGATTTGCTCACGATATTCTTTTGATTCCTCAGAAGAACGTTGATGCTCTTAAAAACTGGAGTGGAGATTTTATCGTAGGAACTTCTTCTCCAAGAAGAATTGTGAATCTTACTCGATCACTCAATGAATACATTCCAGGCAAACCGACGATCAAGTGTGAGACCCTTCGTGGGAACATCAATACTCGTATCAAGAAACTTCAGGATGGCCAGTATCACGCCATCACTCTTGCTTTGGCGGGAATTGAGCGCCTTGCTCACACTGAAAAATCTCACGCTGAACTTTCTGAGCTTCTTGCTGGTATGAACTATCTGGTTCTTCCTCAAAGCACCTTCCCTTCTGCTGCTTCTCAAGGCGCACTCGGAATTGAAATGCAGGAAGGCCGTAATGATGGTGGAAAACTTTTTGGATACATTTCAAAACTTGCTCACCCTCGTACAGTAGAAGAAGTTTATCGTGAAAGAAAGGCCTTCAAAGAATATGGCGGTGGCTGCCACTTAGCGGTTGGTATTCACGTAAGACAAATTGGCGACACTTTCCTTAACGTTCACGCTGGTGAAGTTGATGGAAAGCGCATTGATAAAAAGTGGCTTGAGAATTCAAACCACCCGAAAGTTACTGGAAAACTTTTTGTAGGTCTTCCTTTTGGATCAGAACCTGGCATCGTTTATGACGAATATCTTGAGAAGAAACCAGAAGCAAAACAACTGACACTTGATAAGAAGCACTTGTTTGTGACTTCTCGCTACTGTGTCGATACTTTGAAGAATTCAACTAAGCCTCAAGGTCTCTGGGCCGCAGGTACTAAGTCTCTGCGTGATCTTGTTGCCCAAGGTTTCTGGGTCAACGGAACTTCTGATAGCTTAGGCACGGATGATCTGGTTGCACTTAAATCTTCGAAGGCCTTGAAGATCATTCATCCGCACCTGGATGAATCATGGAACGTTCTTACTCACCATATGGGCACATCAGATCTGGGTGAAGTGATTGGTTGCTACGAGCGCGTGGAAAAACATGTGACTCCAGAATATCACCAGAAACTCAAAGAAGTGGGTGCTTGTTATTGGACAAGCTTTCCGCAATATCAGGCCTTCATGCTGAAGTTCCCTGAGCTTTCTCATGCTCACCACTTCTGTGGTCTGGGCAAAACATGGCAAGAATTTCAAAAGGCAGGGGTGCGAGTTCACACTGTCGCTTCGATGGAAGAGTTTTACTCATTAGGAAAATAA
- a CDS encoding glutamate-1-semialdehyde 2,1-aminomutase, translating into MNNKELFEKSLKYVPGGVHSPVRSFKGLHTTPRFVNRGKGAFIWDEEGKDYIDFCMSFGPLIHGHQDPEIKEAIIKALDNGWTFGACEKYSLELAEYIVNKISFIEQIRFVNSGTEAVMTAIRLARGVTGRSKIIKFNGCYHGHTDSMLIKAGSGLAGEAEASSKGVTKHQAEDTLICELGDLNEVKEVFERFPTNIAAIFIEPLPANNGLLVQSQEFLQGLRDLCTKYGAMLVFDEVISGFRIGFGGMSEKTGIHPDIVTYGKIIGGGMPVGAIAGKKQVMEFLAPIGPVYQAGTLSGNPVAMAAGLVNLKKLTPEAYVKLENNTKNVVALMKDWMDKNGFEDYQTIQYGSLFYPISNHNKLTKIGDLPANMNERFKKLFEIMLNKGIYLAPNAYEVGFGSLAHDEKVQEEMKRRLWT; encoded by the coding sequence ATGAATAACAAAGAGCTTTTCGAAAAATCACTTAAATATGTTCCAGGTGGAGTTCATTCACCAGTTCGTTCTTTTAAAGGTCTTCACACGACTCCACGTTTTGTAAATCGTGGTAAGGGTGCTTTCATTTGGGACGAAGAAGGCAAAGATTATATCGATTTCTGTATGAGCTTCGGACCACTTATTCACGGTCACCAGGATCCGGAAATCAAAGAGGCAATCATCAAGGCCCTTGATAATGGTTGGACCTTCGGCGCTTGTGAGAAATATTCTCTAGAGCTTGCTGAATATATCGTTAATAAGATTTCATTCATCGAGCAGATTCGTTTCGTGAACTCTGGAACAGAAGCAGTTATGACGGCGATCCGTCTAGCTCGCGGTGTAACTGGTCGTTCAAAGATTATTAAGTTCAATGGTTGTTACCACGGTCACACGGATTCAATGCTTATCAAAGCTGGTTCAGGTCTGGCCGGTGAAGCTGAAGCATCTTCAAAAGGTGTGACGAAGCATCAGGCAGAAGACACTCTTATCTGCGAACTTGGTGACCTTAATGAAGTAAAAGAAGTGTTCGAGCGCTTCCCTACTAATATCGCCGCTATTTTCATTGAGCCACTTCCGGCCAACAATGGTCTTCTTGTTCAGTCACAAGAATTCCTTCAAGGTCTACGTGACCTTTGTACGAAGTATGGTGCAATGCTGGTGTTCGATGAAGTTATTTCTGGTTTCAGAATTGGTTTCGGGGGTATGAGCGAGAAGACAGGGATTCACCCTGATATCGTGACTTACGGTAAAATTATCGGTGGTGGTATGCCAGTGGGTGCAATTGCCGGTAAAAAACAAGTGATGGAATTCCTGGCACCAATCGGTCCGGTTTACCAAGCGGGAACTCTTTCTGGTAACCCAGTTGCTATGGCAGCGGGTCTCGTGAACCTTAAAAAATTAACTCCAGAAGCTTACGTAAAACTAGAGAACAACACGAAAAATGTTGTCGCTCTTATGAAAGACTGGATGGATAAGAACGGTTTCGAAGATTACCAGACTATTCAGTATGGTTCTCTCTTCTACCCGATCTCTAACCACAATAAATTAACAAAGATCGGTGACCTTCCGGCGAATATGAACGAGCGCTTTAAAAAGCTATTCGAAATCATGCTGAACAAAGGCATCTACCTTGCTCCAAACGCTTACGAAGTGGGCTTTGGTTCTCTTGCTCACGATGAAAAAGTGCAGGAAGAAATGAAACGGAGATTATGGACGTAA